The window ATTCGTTAGCCTCACTTGATACAGTTTATGAGGTTTTGCGCACGGTTTGTTTCTTCATCGTAGCAATTTCAGCTCTGTAGAGATATAGCTCAGCGTGATACGGTGGTCTTCGTATACTGCAGTTTTGCCATGAACCAACTCCCTCACGAACTTACCAATATGCAGTTGTTAGAACTTAGAAGACCATAATTTCATCCTCATCCAACTAGCCGGTGTCATTTTTGTAGTTGTTTTTCTCTCatctttttttaatataatcgaCACATCTCTTGCCCGGTTCGTGTTTTTTCCTAAAGAAAATTTCATCCGCGTAAAATCAAATTTTGTGTTGGGGTTTAGACAACGTTGTGCTTTTGAATAGATGACAGATGGGGTTCAGTACGGCCCAACAATACAAAAGCATACTTCTGTAGTTTTGCTAGCTGGTCTTGGGTTTGGTGGTCATAATTTTAGAATAACAATTTTTCAATGCTTGTGATGTCAAAGAGTTAACAGCCAGTCCTTTTTTCCCCCATCGGAATGGACACGTCAACTTGTAGCGGTTGCTTCAGAACCCACACATTTCCATTTCTCCTTCACAAAAGCTTGGTGGATGGAATGGGGAACTAAAGTTCTAGTACTACTCGTCTTTAGCAGCTGTTAGGCAAAACGTGAAAAGCAAACTAATGCAGTTGTTGGGGTTTCATACATAAGCAAGAGCATCATGCAAAACTAATTGGCTTGGCCACAACTATGCTGACAGAAGTTGTTAACGTAAATCTTTGTTTAGATTGTTTGTTTATGCATATTTGTTGAACCAAATACCTTCATTGGCCAGGTTAAGCTGACACTGTTGCTTCCAGGAATGTTGTTGCTGATTGTTTTCACACAAGGGAGGAGCTGAAGAAGCAGGCAACAGGCATCAAGGGAACAATGGCTGAAATGGAAGAAGCTCTGAGATCCTGCATGGAGCGGCTGGTCATTGTCCGAGAAGAGCGGGAGCAGGTCTTCGTGGAGGCGGCCAACGAGATATCGTCGGAGAAGAAGAAAGTGCGCGAGCTCCAGCAGAAGCTGGGGGACGCGAACAAGAAGGCCGCGAAGCTCGCCGCCGAGAACAGCAGCCTCCGCAAGGCTGTCGACGCCAAGGACGCGCTGATCGTGGAGCTGCGGGAGTCcgaggcggccgcgggcggcaaGCTCGCCGACGCGACGGCGAGGCTGGAGTCGGCGCAGAAGCAGGCCGGGTCGCTGCAGTACGAGGTGCGCATGCTGCAGAAGGAGCTGGAGGTCCGGGGCCAGGAGCGGGAGTACGACCTCAAGTCCGTCGACGCCGCGCGCCGGCACCAGGAGGAGCACCTGAAGCGGATCGCGCAGCTGGAGGCCGAGTGCCAGCGGCTGCGCGGCATGGTCCGCAAGCGGCTGCCCGGGCCGGCGGCGATCGCCAAGATGAGGGACGAGGTCGAGCAGCAGACCCCCACCGCCAGCCCGAGGCGGCCGCGCCCCGCgacgccctcctcgccgcggtcGGCCGCGCCGTTCTCGCCGCGGAcgctgtcgccgtcgccgtcgcctcgGCGCTCGGTGTCGGACGCCGAGGGCTACGCGTTCAAGCTCCGCGCCGTCGAGGACGAGAACAGGGCGCTGAAGCAGGCGCTCGCCAAGAGGGAGAGCGAGCTGCAGTTCGTGCAGATGAAGTACGCCGACGAGGCCTGCAAGCTGACGGTGATGCAGAGGCAGCTCAAGGAGCTGACAGAGGAGAACAAGCAGCTGAGTGATGCTAACTGTCAATCCACGTCTTGGGCCTCTGCTCTGATTTCTGAACTGGAGCAGTTCAGGGCTGCTAGCCAGAACGGTGCATCCATCATGGCATCATCTGAGATGAACTTGCTCCATGATTTTGCTGAGATTGAGAAAATGAAGATGGCATCAGGTGATCTAAATGGAAATGCGCCACTGGCATCTCTGAAGAAGGCTGATACGACATCGGTAAAGACACAGAAATGTGACAATGACCCTGTCGTGAATGGTACCATCCCCAATGGCCATCCTGAAAGATTTCATGATATTTGGAATCTGGTAGGGCATAAGCATGAAACAAGTGGAGAAAATATTGAAACCATTCTTGATGAGATTCAGAAGGCAATCTCTAACAAGAGAGAAGATTCAGAGTTACTGTATGATCGATCTGAAATTGAGAACAGTGTGAGAGATCTGATTGAGAAAATCACTTCCATGATTGGCACATCTGCAGGGGATAATGTTGCAAGACCAGGACCACTGTCACATGACAAGTCTGAACTTTGCAGTCGCCTTGAGCACCTGGTTCAGGTGTGTCATGATCTACTACATGGGGAAGCTAAACTTGAAAAGTTCATTGACGAGGTTTGTCTGATGCTGAAGTACATTGTGGGGCAATACTTATCGAACCAAGATCTAGGTGACAACGGGGATAGTGATGAAAAGAATTTTGATGAGGATAAGTCAACAGGTACAGTCAACACAGAAAGTACTCAGGACATCCAAAGTGCAAAAACAGCAGAAGCTCTAGATATTCAGAAAGAAGCGCAGGAAGGACCAAACCAGTCAGATGAAGACCATGTAGCCAGTGATCAAGAGCAGCTGGATGAAGAACTCGCACAAGTTGTACTTGCTCAGGATCAGGATGATAATATCCTGCCGGGTAGAAAATCAGCCTGCTGTGATGAGATAGAAAGGTAGATCAGACTGACAAGTTTGCTACCTGgatttcttttgttttcctttAAAGAAACTCGTTTCAAATTTTTTCCCTAAATGATGCATATTCTTTATCATGCAGTCTTGCTGAGGCAAGTGTGCAACATTGGGCAGCTCAAGAGGAAAGCCATTTGGTAACAGTAAGTTGCCGCATCCTTGGTTGCTACACATTTTCACAGAAAAATAGTCAAATAACCTCAGCATTGTAACTTGTAACCTCCAGCTTCCTCCAGAATATCATCAAGAACTGAATTCACAGCCATTCCTTGCAGGACTCAGAAATCCTCGCAGCAGCTGACAAGCTCGCCGAGTGCCAGGAGACGATCACGATCCTAAGCAAGCAGCTGCAGGCTCTGAAGATCTCAGCAACTTCGTCAGGTCCTCTCGACGGCTCCATCTTCAACCCCAGGCCGAGCTCGGCCAAGTCCGACTACAAGCCGCAGACGCTCGCGAGCATCCTcgccgaggagttcgccgcCTACGCCGAGGGCTCCAGGTCTCCGGCTACACCGCCGACGAGGAGCACGGCACTGGAGCAGAACAACGCTGGCGCTGACGACAAGGATGCGATGCAGATCGTCGTCCATCCGTCGTTCGCCGCCGAGCCGCGGCAGGAAGACGACGCTTCCGCTGAtccgaagaggaagaagaagcggggTCAGAGCCTCCTGGGCAGGATCATGTTCAGGAAGAGAGTGGAAGGCAGCTCCTAGGCTGACCGCGCCGAAGCTGAATCCACATGGTGGGTACACTCTGCAACCTGCAGCTGCTGTGCCATGGATCCAAGAAGTACTGCTACGTTATGATCAGTGATTTTGGGCGTGTTCTGTTCAACCATTCCTTGAATTTCCTGCTCCCCGAGAGCCATCTTTTTGGCCATGCATTCTGCTTCAGAGGCGGATGCTGATGGCAACAGGCTCCGGCACATGGTGTGAGCTACGTATCTGCCTTTTTCGTCGTGGCGTACATGGACGGAATTTCTTTGTGTATTTATGAACCTCATGGTTGATGCGAGTATTAATTTATCGAAGGCGAATTCGTTCCCTTTCTTTCCCCTTATACAGGAACTTGGGTCGTGCcagagctcggccgccgccgtgcgccaagGGTGAGCCGCACGGGCCGAAGCTCCGCAGCCTCCGCTTGCGTGCCGCAGTTCGGTAGTCGCCGCGGGCGTGCCGGAGCTTGGCCACCGCCATGGGGGAGCTgctcgggcggagctcggctgctcggccgccgccgccacatcgGGCGTTCCGGAGCTCGGCCACCGCGGACGCACAGGCCGGAGCTtgggcgccgccgcaggaggGGAGCCGGAGCTTGGCCGCCGGCCTCGCGCGCCGctccggccagcccgtgcgcGGCCGGCCGTCCCGCGGGCGCgtcgcgcgctcgccgccgtcccacAGGCCCGCGggttcgccgccgcgcgcacggatccgcgacgccgccgctgctctgccCGCCaggcccgcccgcgccgccgccccacgccacTCGCCGCTCCGAGCCTCGCTCggaccgccgcgcgccgctccgagccctaccgcggccgccgcgcgccgttccgagccccgccgcgccctcgcgaCGAGCTGACGGCCTGTTGGCGGGCGCTCTCTGGAGGCGGCCGCCGCACGCATCCGGCGCGGGGGCCCGCCGTCCTGACCCGTCGGCCGCCGACGAGGGGCGCAGGGCAGCACGGCGCCGCGCACGGCCCTCacccgcgccggccgctgccgcgcgccgcgaGGACCAGGCCTCgcgccggagcaccgccgccgcgcccctccgCCGCTGGACAAGTGGGGTCAGGGGCAAAATAGTCTTTTTCCACCTCATTTAACACTCCATTGACGGAATGGCGACGGAAATGGCACTGAAGCGAtgaatcaaaatttcttcgacaCCGAAGGGatttccaaaaattttgtggCATTGAAAGAAGAGGCATCAATTTTTGTGGCACTGAAGGAATTGCCTCAAAATCTAAAGGACAAAAATTCTAAAGGTAGAAATAGTTTTGTGTGGTGGGGCTTTAGTCTTTAGAATCAGACAGTGGCGACAGACCAGTTGCAACAGCAAGTGATGAAAGGGTATTTTTCAGATTTGATTTTCATGaagaaaaaactaaaaaataGCATGGGGTCAATACTTAAATGATTATTTGATTTCATTCATTGAGAAGAAATTTTACCTACGTGCTGATGATGAAGATATCATCTTCCGTTTCCAAAAGCTACTTCATCGAGTTAATTTATAACTTTTTATGAGTTGATAGTTTCAAAATATTGTATGGATAATAGATTAAGGAATTATTTGTATTGTATCTTGTATCTTTTAATATTTATTTTCATAAACTCTAATTATTTATACGTGATGATTGTTCGGTTGTCCCACACCTATGTACACTCAATCTTAAATTCCTGCGTCCGCCACTGTGTTGAGGACAATTCTTTCTGGAACAAGGgtggaagaagcaagaagaggTTAGCAGCACCTTCTGTATGATGCAGTCGCGGAGGGCGTCGACGAGGGCGAGGCACCTGTAGCGGTCGTAGGGGACCGCGGCCACGCAGTTGAGCAACGCCAGCGACCAACGCTGTGGGGGAGCggagcgccccgccgccgggccgccgcccccCCACGCACTGGCCAGCCAGCGCGGGCCAGGGCTGCGCGCGGCACCGTGCTGCCGTGCGCCCCTCccaatcccaaaggtaaaggcaaggaaaagagttacagtggtgagtcctcgggctctaagctaaagccagcacctaaggctaaatctggccctacttctgaggatgaatgcttccactgtcatgaaaatggacattggtctaggaactgcaagaagtacttggaagaaaagaagaagaagaagggaagtgagacttccacttcaggtataaatgttatagaaattaatattgcattatcttccagtgaatcatgggtatttgatactggatcgatgattcacacttgcaaatcgttgcagggtctaagtgagactagaagatttgcaagaggcgagttggacgttcgtgtcggcaatggcgcaaaggttgcggtgttggcggtcggcacctactacttgtctctaccctccgaattagttttggaattaaataattgttattgcattcctactttgagcaagaacattatttcttcttcatgtttggaagaagttgatgattttaagattgtaatagagaacaaatgttgttctattttttgcaatggtattttttatgctcattgtccattggtgaatggattatatgttcttgatcttgaggataaatctgtctgtaacattaatactatgaggtttagaccaaatgatttgaatcccacttttatttggcattgtcgcttagctcatataaatgagaagcgcattgaacaactccataaagatggattgttaagctcatttgattttgaatcatttgacacatgtgagtcttgtttgcttggaaagatgaccaaagcgcctttcactggtcatagtgagagggcgagtgacttgttgggacttgtacataccgatgtatgtggaccaatgagctcaatagccagaggtggttttcagtacttcattactttcactgatgactttagtagatatggctatatctacttaatgaggcacaagtctgaaacgtttgaaaagttcaaagaatttcagaatgaagtacaaaatcaattaggcaagacaattaaatttctgcgatctgatcgtggaggagaatatttgagccttgaatttggtgatcatttgaagcaatgtggaattattccgcagctaactccgcccggaacgcctcaatggaatggggtatccgaacggaggaaccgaaccttgttggacatggttaggtccatgatgagccaagctgatcttccattgttattttggggttatgctcttgaaactgctgcgttcatactgaatagggttccaagtaagtctgttgagaagacaccatatgagatatggactgggaagcgtcccggattatcttttctcaaagtttggggatgtgaggcttatgtcaaatgtttgatgtcagataagctcactccaaagtcagacaaatgtttttttgtggggtatcctaagGAAAcgaaaggatattatttttacaataaggcggaaggaaAAGtatttgtcgctcgcaatggtgttttcttagaaaatgagtttctctcaaaaggatttagtgggagcaaggtgcaacttgaagaaattccggAAAcccccgaaactgtttcagcacccactgaagatccacgggatgtgcaagatgttgcacaatccgtagttgaggcaccagccccacgaaggtctataagggcacgttgtgctactgacaagctcaacctccttattacggaggagcgtcacgtattattgatggaaaatgatgagtcCTTGatctacaaagaagcaatgatgggacccgactccgacaaatggcttgaagccatggaatccaagttaaaatccatgcatgataatcaagtttggaacttgatcgatcaaattgacagtgtaagacctgtcgactgtaagtggattttaaagaaaaaattagacatggatggaaatgttcacatctataaggcacgattggtggcgaaaggtttccggcaaattcaaggtgttgactatgaggaaaccttttcgcccgtcgcaatgctaaagtctgttcggattctcctagcaattgccgcatattatgactatgagatatggcaaatggatgtcaaaaccgctttccttaatggacatctaagtgaggatgtgtatatgacacaacctgaaggttttgtcgatcctaaaaatactgggaaaatatgtaagcttcagaggtccatctatggattgaagcaagcatctcggagttgtaatattcgttttgatgaagtagtcaaagggtttggcttcatcaagaatggagatgagccttgtgtttacaaaaatgctagtgggagcgcacttgtgtttctggtcctatatgtggatgacatattactgatcggaaatgatattcctatgcttgaagccgttaaaaccttattgaaaaagagtttttcgatgaaggatttaggagaggcggcttacattctgggtattaggatctatagagatagatcaaaaaggctaattggattaagccaagatacgtacattgacaagatattgaatcggttcaatatgcaagattccaagaaaggttttttgccaatgtcacatggcattactctaagcaagagtcagtgtgctacgacacctgatgagcaaaagaggatgagtacgattccttatgcttcagccatagggtcgatcatgtatgctatgctttgcacgcgcccagatgtttcctttgctctaagtgttacgagcaggtatcagtcagatttcggtgaagctcactggacaattgtaaagagtatccttaagtactttagaagaactaaggatatgttcctaatatttggaggcgaagatgagctccttgtaaagggttacaccgatgctagttttcaaacagacaaagatgactccaaatcgcaatccggttttgttttctgcctcaatggtggggcagtgagctggaagagttccaagcaagatacggtggctgattcgacgacagaggccgagtatattgcagcttccgaagctgcaaaagaagctgtttggatcagaaagtttgtttctgactttggtgttgttcctagtgcgtccagtccagtggacctctattgtgataatagtggtgccgttgcactagcaaaggagcctagaacagctaagaagtccagacatatactgcggaagtatcacctcatccgtaactttgttgagagaggtgatgtgaaggtttgcaaggtgcacacggattcaaacgttgctgatccgttgacgaaacctctcccacaaccaaagcataaggtgcacatgagatctatgggtattagatacttacatcagtaattctagtgtgcatgggagatttttgtgtcatgagtatgtttatgtaatgatgaataattattatttgttccatggatgattattttacattgattatcaagtacgtgacttgttcgtgaaactctttgttgacaatgatatgattctaaattatccctagtttatgtcattatgtgggacaacaacgacgttgagactagcacatgcattaattgatgatcatgtttcacggatcatggatatagAGATAtcagattaatgatgtggacacatgttggtgaacatggtgttggattgacccactccaagacaatgttgggattgttattttttatgtgccatcagttgttcttgagtgttatacctactggatccttagacctgagatcgccattgtttctcactgtgtgtagtggtgcatcttggggctgctaaacgctactccgtaactgggtagttacaaaagtagcttacaggtgtgtcatgaaacatggaatgagaTGTGAgaggatcaagatggaatttgctcctcctagataacgggagacatatctctgggcccctcgagatagttggatttgaaagtgcatggccatgccaaagtgattaaagagatAATCATTATGACTAAAGATTAGTTattaatagaatccactattagatcgagagaatggtcgagctatcacaaaggtggcacgcatcgcgccttgagcttgactggtatcgtgtggcaaagagatcggtgtatgagtatatctaaggttcggccgatatgatctttatgtgtatttgtgagtcactatgctctgctaggtg is drawn from Panicum virgatum strain AP13 chromosome 1N, P.virgatum_v5, whole genome shotgun sequence and contains these coding sequences:
- the LOC120656446 gene encoding filament-like plant protein 7 — its product is MAEMEEALRSCMERLVIVREEREQVFVEAANEISSEKKKVRELQQKLGDANKKAAKLAAENSSLRKAVDAKDALIVELRESEAAAGGKLADATARLESAQKQAGSLQYEVRMLQKELEVRGQEREYDLKSVDAARRHQEEHLKRIAQLEAECQRLRGMVRKRLPGPAAIAKMRDEVEQQTPTASPRRPRPATPSSPRSAAPFSPRTLSPSPSPRRSVSDAEGYAFKLRAVEDENRALKQALAKRESELQFVQMKYADEACKLTVMQRQLKELTEENKQLSDANCQSTSWASALISELEQFRAASQNGASIMASSEMNLLHDFAEIEKMKMASGDLNGNAPLASLKKADTTSVKTQKCDNDPVVNGTIPNGHPERFHDIWNLVGHKHETSGENIETILDEIQKAISNKREDSELLYDRSEIENSVRDLIEKITSMIGTSAGDNVARPGPLSHDKSELCSRLEHLVQVCHDLLHGEAKLEKFIDEVCLMLKYIVGQYLSNQDLGDNGDSDEKNFDEDKSTGTVNTESTQDIQSAKTAEALDIQKEAQEGPNQSDEDHVASDQEQLDEELAQVVLAQDQDDNILPGRKSACCDEIESLAEASVQHWAAQEESHLVTDSEILAAADKLAECQETITILSKQLQALKISATSSGPLDGSIFNPRPSSAKSDYKPQTLASILAEEFAAYAEGSRSPATPPTRSTALEQNNAGADDKDAMQIVVHPSFAAEPRQEDDASADPKRKKKRGQSLLGRIMFRKRVEGSS